DNA from Equus asinus isolate D_3611 breed Donkey chromosome 22, EquAss-T2T_v2, whole genome shotgun sequence:
ggtttttctttttctttttctatttatcacCTACATTTTCAGCGTAACTGGAAATCTGACCATCATTACTCTAACCTTGGCGGATCCCCACCTTAAAACTCCCATGTATTATTTCCTCCAAAATTTCTCGATCTTAGAAGTCTCATTTACAACCTTCTGTATTCCAAGATTCCTATACAGTATGTCAACTGGGGACAAAACGATTACTTATAGTGCATGTTTCATTCAACTGTTTTTTATAGATCTCTTTGGGGtaactgaattttttcttttggctacTATGTCAtatgatcgctatgtggccatctgcaaacccttGCATTATATGACAATCATGAACAACAAAGTGTGCAAAACAATGATTATCTGCTGTTGGATGGTAGCACTTATGATCATCTTACCTCCACTTAGCTTAGATTTTCATCTGGAATTCTGTGATTCAAATGTCATTGATCATTTTGCCTGTGATGCATCTCCTATCCTGAAGATCTCATGCTCAGACACATGGTTACTTGAGCAGGTAGTTATAGCCTGTGCTGTGCTGACCTTCATCAGCACTCTTGTATGTGTGATTCTCTCCTACTTATATATCATAAGGACAATTCTAAAATTCCCTTCTgttcaacaaaggaaaaaagctttTTCTACCTGTTCTTCCCACATGATTGTAGTTTCCATCACCTATGGCAGCTGCATCTTCATCTACATCAAACCATCTGCAAAAGAAGAGGTAAACATTAACAAAGGTGTGTCATTGCTTATTTCTTCTGTATCACCAATGCTGAATCCTTTTATATATACTCTGCGAAATAAGCAAGTTAAACAAGCTTTTAATGACTCACTCAAAAAAAGTTGCGTGCCTCTTAAAACGGTAATATGTACTTAACTTCATAAACCAACTCAAAAGATGCACATCTACTTTATATTTTACACAAAGCTAACAACCAATATTGCAATTTTTGACCTCATAGCCATTTAATCATAATTTTCCATTAAATTCATTTACTAAAGAACTAATTATTGAGCATTGCATTATGATAGACAAAATACATCACTTTTAATCCTTTAACCAGAAACTACCATGAGTAAGTCACTCCTTTTCCTTGTTTTCAGATGATTTTcccaaataattttataatattggtGTTGAGAAGTCATTCTTAAGCAAGACAAAACTTCCTTCCTCCATTAAAAGATTGACAGTTTTAActaacaaagtttaaaatatctatagcaaaataaaatttagagacaattattaaaaaagaaatataagtaaaAGAATAGTTTTATGGCACAATTAACACGAAAGACCTAATACCATAAACATATAGGAAGCTCCtatgaattaataaaattataatttaagtaTGAGGATAATAATTagatatttaattcatttaaaaataaatgaaattaccTACAACAATAGGTAAGGATGCACCACTGCATTATAGTCatagatttgaaaattaaaagcatgCATATCTCACCATTTCATGTGCGCAAACTAAAATTTTTTACTATCTTCAGTGTTTCCTAGTATGCAGTAAAACAGACACCTTAATGCATACTTTGTTTGAAAACACTGTAATTATTTATCAAAAGTATATATATTGTTTCACCTAGAAAATCTACGTCTTGGAATTTATACCAAAATTGCCAGTAAgcctaaaaatatatttataacccTGTTCATTGCAGTCTTTTGGTAATaataaaagactggaaacaatcaaATGGGCATTACTTGGCAATATGTAAGTCAATTAGGGAATTATGGCATAAGATGTAGTATTTAGCAAATGATATAGACCTTCATattataatggaaatattttcaaatatgcatattttaaaaacaattttcatgATACTGTGTCATTATGCcacttatgaaaaagaaaattttattttcatcataagTATATGAAGGAGGATGATACATATTTTAGCCACCCCCTTCCCACATCTGAGCTCCAAGTATAATAGTCATGGCACACAGTGGAAACGAAGTACATATTTAGTTAGCGAATTAATGAATGATGAATAGATAATTGCCTATACGAAAAGTTGGGTAGGTGAATGGATTATTACCATTTAAGCAGATATAAAATGtaaagataaacaccatatgatGTATACCAGTCATCTTGGGAGAAGCATGAGCAATGTAAAAGTCAACAGGAACAGTCACCTTTTCCCTAAGcccatgtttgtttgtttctatagGGGATATTTGATGAATATCTCTTGTTTTGTCGTTCAGCCTTCATTCACCTTTGGGAATGGAGGTAAAACACCCAGTAAACCACTTTGTTGAACTGATGGTTTTCACGAAAATTGTCTCCATCCCAAATTTCATTGGTGAGCTCCGTATCCCAAACTAAGTTATTATTGCACCCATGGTGATTAGTTCAGGACTGTGATCTAAATTAAGTCAAACAGACTTAATCAAGACATTTTCTGGAAGTCTGATACACCGAATGTACATTCTGCCTCTGATATGGTGTgaaaaaataatatctgaaaCTGCTATATTTACAGTTGCTACCAGAAAACGAACTACCCTGGTTATCAAACCAGGACACAGATAAGTAAGTCACAGAGAGATGGAGACATGCCCTCACTCCATCATGGACCTCTCCATCAAACCATGAGAGAGGTTAATTCCACTAGTTATGGAAACTAAGCCAACAATTTCtgtggtatgtgtgtatatttatttgtttattataccAATTTAGATTGCTGTTAATTTCAAGCAAACGATTCTTATTCACAAACGTTTGCTAccaagaatggaagaaagaagcaACCGATCTGAAATTTGTAAGTGTCCAAAACAAGGTAAGAAAGGAGAAATTTAGAAATTCATGTTATACAGTAGTGAATGAATTAGTTAACTGCAACCAGGTTTATGGTGAGAATTCAGGACTTGTTTCTAGCACAACCTGACCAAATTGACAATTCACAGAATTATGAACAAACAAATGTTTTTTAGTTTAAAGCCTAAGTTTTAGGgtgatttgttatgtagcaaaagCTAAGTAATCCAGAAACTGACACTAAATAATGTAAGCAGAGAAGAGATTTACCAGAAAATATGAATATTCTGACAACTTTGATGAGTCAGGCCTGGAATGTGATTACGAGCAGAGAGAGGCTAAGCAGTGGGAAGTCTATCCAGAAGGCTATGGATACTGGCCAATGTCCTCTTGTGCTAAAAACAACTTTCATTTTATGCCACTGCCATTGAAACCAGGCACTGCTATTACATGTTGCCAGTACTGATAGGCATATCTAATCTCACCATCTCTTCATTTTTGAATCACCCATTTAAGATGCGAGGTACCAGTTTTAAGAATTCAATGCGCTGATTTAAGATCATGTATCCATGACCTGAATTCTTGATGGACTATAAAGATGGTGTATCCCCTCCTTTGGTTCCTGCACAAGGGACATGACCTTGGAACTTATCAAAACTCACATAATAGAGtattaaaagtgaataaaatagacaggaaaaattatttaaatacaattCATGGCAGAGAATCCTTTTTATGTTCTAAAATCTTTATAAATCACATAAATAGACCTCCAAAATTATGTTCTCACCCACAATAATGCAATTATGCTTTACCAGAGCTGTACTTGCTTAAGGCAGGAATTTAGGAATTGACTGTAAAGGAGCATAGGGAAGTTTCTGCAGtgctggaaatgttttatatcttgcttGGTATGAAGTCTTCTCAAGTGTATAAGTTTGTCAATACTCatcaaaaatgtatatttaaaatgtgtgctTTTTATTAACGTAAATTAAACCTTATAAAGTTgatgaaagcaataaaaatatatgcttttaTTTGTGTTTGTATATAATGCTTCACAAATGAGTATTTCTGGTGTGTAAACAGACTTAAGAATCCACTCATCTTTACCCCAAGGGATAAAATCTAATTATCAAACTTAGTGTACCCATCCCATTCAAATTTCATGATCTTTAGATGATCCACGttctttctctgattctttcaTAATCCTAACTCAATGTTATGCAAATTTGGGATGAAATTATGAAGTAATTACCAAAAGCAAccctttaata
Protein-coding regions in this window:
- the LOC106832610 gene encoding olfactory receptor 6C68-like, which translates into the protein MRNYTALTAFILQGLTEDPQLQVFLFLFLFITYIFSVTGNLTIITLTLADPHLKTPMYYFLQNFSILEVSFTTFCIPRFLYSMSTGDKTITYSACFIQLFFIDLFGVTEFFLLATMSYDRYVAICKPLHYMTIMNNKVCKTMIICCWMVALMIILPPLSLDFHLEFCDSNVIDHFACDASPILKISCSDTWLLEQVVIACAVLTFISTLVCVILSYLYIIRTILKFPSVQQRKKAFSTCSSHMIVVSITYGSCIFIYIKPSAKEEVNINKGVSLLISSVSPMLNPFIYTLRNKQVKQAFNDSLKKKSFLCSKIFINHINRPPKLCSHPQ